In the Pseudoalteromonas ulvae UL12 genome, one interval contains:
- the nqrE gene encoding NADH:ubiquinone reductase (Na(+)-transporting) subunit E codes for MEHYISLFVKAVFIENLALSFFLGMCTFLAVSKKVTTSIGLGVAVIFVLGISVPVNNLVFHAVLAPGALEWLGFPEADLSFLRFLTFIGVIAALVQILEMALDKFFPALYNALGIFLPLITVNCAIFGAVSFMVERNYNFTESVVYGIGSGVGWALAIATLAGIREKMKYADIPDGLRGLGITFITVGLMGLGFMSFSGISL; via the coding sequence ATGGAACATTATATTAGTTTATTTGTTAAAGCGGTTTTCATTGAAAACTTAGCGTTATCATTCTTCTTAGGTATGTGTACATTCCTAGCTGTATCGAAAAAAGTAACTACTTCGATCGGTTTAGGTGTCGCGGTTATCTTCGTACTAGGTATTTCAGTACCGGTTAACAACCTCGTTTTCCACGCAGTGTTGGCTCCAGGTGCACTTGAATGGTTAGGTTTTCCTGAAGCTGATTTAAGCTTCTTACGTTTCTTAACATTCATTGGTGTTATTGCAGCACTCGTGCAAATCCTAGAAATGGCTTTAGATAAGTTTTTCCCTGCACTTTATAATGCATTAGGTATCTTCTTACCATTGATCACAGTTAACTGTGCGATTTTTGGTGCGGTATCTTTCATGGTTGAGCGTAACTATAACTTCACTGAATCAGTGGTGTATGGTATTGGCTCAGGTGTGGGTTGGGCGCTTGCAATTGCAACACTTGCAGGTATTCGTGAAAAAATGAAATATGCTGATATTCCTGATGGACTTCGTGGTTTAGGTATTACCTTTATTACGGTTGGTTTGATGGGTCTTGGCTTCATGTCATTTTCTGGTATTTCACTTTAA
- a CDS encoding NADH:ubiquinone reductase (Na(+)-transporting) subunit D, whose amino-acid sequence MANTKEMKSVLFGPVFANNPIALQVLGVCSALAVTSSLKNAVIMSIALTLVTAFSSMFISLIRNQIPSSVRIIVQMTIIASLVIIVDQVLQAFSYATAKELSVFVGLIITNCIVMGRAEAYAMKSPPLMSFLDGIGNGLGYSVVLITVGFIRELFGSGKLFGAEILPLVSDGGWYQPMGLLILPPSSFFIIGLFIWVLRTYKKDQVEAKG is encoded by the coding sequence ATGGCTAATACTAAAGAAATGAAGTCGGTTTTATTTGGACCGGTTTTTGCCAATAACCCAATTGCACTTCAAGTACTCGGTGTTTGTTCTGCATTAGCGGTTACTTCAAGCCTTAAAAATGCGGTTATCATGTCAATTGCTTTGACATTAGTAACGGCTTTTTCAAGCATGTTCATTTCATTGATCCGTAATCAGATTCCGTCATCTGTCCGTATTATCGTGCAAATGACCATCATTGCATCGTTAGTTATCATTGTTGACCAAGTTTTACAGGCGTTTTCTTATGCGACAGCTAAAGAGTTATCTGTATTTGTTGGTTTGATTATTACTAACTGTATCGTAATGGGTCGTGCAGAGGCCTATGCAATGAAGTCGCCACCATTAATGTCATTCTTAGATGGTATTGGTAATGGTTTAGGTTACTCAGTGGTATTAATAACTGTTGGCTTCATTCGTGAGTTATTTGGTTCAGGTAAACTATTTGGTGCTGAAATTTTACCATTAGTGTCTGATGGTGGTTGGTACCAGCCTATGGGCTTACTGATTCTTCCACCAAGTTCTTTCTTCATCATTGGTTTATTCATTTGGGTACTTCGTACTTATAAGAAAGACCAAGTAGAAGCGAAAGGTTAA
- a CDS encoding Na(+)-translocating NADH-quinone reductase subunit C, which translates to MSSNNESIGKTLGVVVALCLVCAIFVSFASVQLRPFQDENKAKDIQRNILAAAGFSDVTDVKAVFEKNIEARVVNMKTGEFVDTDPNSFDFEKSKFDAKRSIKLDKETDTAGIQRMTTESPVYFAKNAQGAVESIILPVQGYGLWGVMFGFIALEPDTKTIKSINFYKHFETPGLGGEIQNAKWVSTWEGKQLPVDIVKANAAGNVHKVDGLSGATLTSKGVDNTFKFWTGENGFGPFLAKVRQGALNNG; encoded by the coding sequence ATGTCTAGTAATAACGAATCTATTGGTAAAACGCTTGGCGTCGTTGTTGCACTTTGTTTAGTGTGTGCGATCTTTGTATCGTTTGCTTCAGTTCAATTACGTCCTTTCCAAGACGAGAACAAAGCAAAAGATATTCAACGTAATATTTTAGCTGCTGCAGGTTTTTCAGATGTAACAGACGTAAAAGCAGTGTTCGAAAAGAACATTGAAGCACGTGTTGTAAACATGAAAACAGGTGAATTTGTCGATACTGATCCAAATAGCTTTGATTTTGAGAAATCAAAATTTGACGCTAAGCGTAGTATCAAATTAGACAAAGAAACAGATACAGCTGGCATTCAACGTATGACGACTGAATCACCAGTGTATTTTGCAAAAAATGCACAAGGTGCTGTTGAATCGATCATTTTACCGGTACAAGGGTATGGCCTTTGGGGTGTAATGTTTGGTTTTATCGCGCTTGAGCCAGACACAAAAACGATTAAATCAATTAACTTCTATAAGCACTTTGAAACACCAGGTCTTGGTGGCGAAATTCAAAATGCTAAATGGGTGTCTACGTGGGAAGGTAAACAACTTCCTGTTGATATCGTTAAAGCAAATGCTGCGGGTAATGTTCACAAGGTAGATGGTTTATCAGGTGCAACATTAACGTCTAAAGGTGTTGATAATACCTTTAAGTTCTGGACAGGTGAAAACGGCTTCGGTCCTTTCCTTGCTAAAGTTCGTCAAGGAGCATTGAATAATGGCTAA
- a CDS encoding NADH:ubiquinone reductase (Na(+)-transporting) subunit B — protein sequence MSLKNYLEKIEPNFEPGGKYEKFYALYEAAATIFYTPGLVTKNGSHVRDNIDLKRIMILVWMATFPAMFFGMFNIGHQAAGALASGFELANTWQVGLFQMLGGELTADAGWGAKMFYGACFFLPIYAVTFAVGGFWEVIFASVRKHEVNEGFFVTSVLFALILPATIPLWQVALGITFGVVIAKEVFGGTGRNFLNPALAGRAFLFFAYPAQISGDTVWTAVDAFSGATMLGQAVVGSIDYSNMELWLNAFYGFIQGSVGETSTLAIMLGGLFLIYVRIASWRIVSGVMIGMVATSFLLNAIGSDTNAMFSMPWHWHLVLGGFAFGMFFMATDPVSASFTDRGKWSYGILIGFMVVMIRVVNPAYPEGMMLAILFANLFAPLFDHFVVQSNIKRRLARNV from the coding sequence ATGAGCTTAAAAAATTATTTAGAGAAAATCGAACCTAACTTTGAGCCAGGTGGTAAATACGAAAAGTTCTATGCGCTTTATGAAGCTGCTGCGACTATTTTTTATACTCCTGGTCTTGTGACTAAAAATGGTTCTCACGTTCGTGACAACATCGATTTAAAACGCATCATGATCTTAGTATGGATGGCAACATTCCCAGCTATGTTTTTTGGTATGTTTAATATTGGTCATCAAGCTGCTGGTGCTTTAGCGAGTGGTTTTGAACTTGCGAATACTTGGCAAGTAGGCCTATTCCAAATGCTCGGTGGTGAATTAACTGCTGATGCGGGATGGGGCGCTAAAATGTTCTATGGCGCATGTTTCTTCTTACCTATTTACGCAGTTACATTCGCGGTAGGTGGTTTCTGGGAAGTGATTTTTGCATCTGTGCGCAAGCATGAAGTTAACGAAGGTTTCTTTGTAACTTCAGTGTTATTCGCATTGATTCTTCCAGCAACGATCCCTTTATGGCAGGTGGCATTAGGTATCACATTTGGTGTTGTTATCGCTAAAGAAGTCTTCGGTGGTACAGGACGTAACTTCTTAAACCCTGCGTTAGCTGGCCGTGCTTTCTTATTTTTCGCTTACCCAGCTCAAATCTCGGGTGACACAGTATGGACTGCTGTAGATGCATTCTCTGGTGCAACTATGTTAGGACAAGCTGTTGTCGGTAGCATTGATTACAGCAACATGGAATTATGGTTAAACGCTTTTTATGGTTTTATCCAAGGTTCTGTGGGTGAAACGTCAACGCTTGCAATTATGCTTGGTGGTTTATTCTTAATTTATGTCCGCATTGCTTCATGGCGCATTGTCTCTGGTGTAATGATCGGTATGGTGGCGACGTCATTCTTATTAAATGCAATTGGTTCTGATACGAATGCTATGTTCTCAATGCCTTGGCATTGGCACTTAGTATTAGGCGGATTTGCGTTTGGTATGTTCTTTATGGCGACAGACCCAGTATCTGCATCATTCACTGATCGTGGTAAGTGGTCTTACGGTATCTTAATTGGTTTTATGGTTGTGATGATCCGTGTTGTAAACCCTGCATATCCAGAAGGTATGATGTTAGCTATTTTATTTGCTAACTTGTTTGCGCCGTTATTCGATCACTTCGTTGTGCAGTCTAACATCAAGAGGAGGTTAGCACGCAATGTCTAG
- a CDS encoding Na(+)-translocating NADH-quinone reductase subunit A, whose protein sequence is MINIKKGLDLPIEGAPQQVIHDGSAVKRVAVLGEEFIGMRPTMQVRVDDQVKKGQVLFIDKKNPGVKYTAPASGVVKEINRGAKRVLQSVVIELDGNEQVTFDSFSAGELANLDREKVKEVLVESGQWPALRTRPFSKVAALDANPSSIFVTASDTNPLAADPAVVIAEHSEAFEAGLVVVSRLTDGKVFVCKTSGSSVPSSSIASVEVHEFGGVHPAGLVGTHIHHLDPVSMSKQVWHLGYQDVIAFGKLFLTGEIFTDRVVSLAGPSVKNPRLIKTRLGVSLAELVSGELEDGENRIISGSVLSGTTAAGPQAYLGRYHNQVSVLAEGREKELFGWIVPGSKKFSVTRTFLSHLSPKRLFNMTTSTGGSNRSMVPIGNYERVMPLDILPTLLLRDLISRDLDGAISLGALELDEEDLALCTFVCPGKYEYGPILRDCLTTIEKEG, encoded by the coding sequence ATGATCAATATAAAAAAAGGTCTGGATCTTCCTATTGAAGGCGCACCTCAGCAAGTTATTCATGATGGCTCTGCCGTCAAACGAGTGGCTGTGCTAGGTGAAGAATTCATCGGAATGCGTCCTACCATGCAAGTTCGCGTGGATGACCAAGTCAAAAAAGGCCAAGTTCTTTTTATTGATAAAAAGAACCCAGGCGTCAAATATACTGCTCCAGCTTCTGGCGTAGTTAAAGAAATTAACCGTGGTGCTAAGCGTGTTCTGCAATCGGTTGTCATAGAACTTGATGGCAACGAGCAGGTCACCTTTGATTCATTCTCGGCAGGTGAGCTTGCGAACCTAGATCGTGAAAAAGTCAAAGAAGTACTTGTCGAATCAGGCCAATGGCCGGCGTTGAGAACACGTCCTTTCAGTAAAGTTGCGGCGTTGGATGCAAATCCTAGCTCAATTTTTGTTACTGCAAGTGATACTAATCCGCTTGCTGCAGATCCTGCAGTGGTGATTGCTGAGCATAGCGAAGCATTTGAAGCGGGTTTAGTCGTGGTTTCTCGCTTAACAGATGGCAAAGTGTTTGTTTGTAAAACATCGGGTAGTTCAGTGCCTAGCTCATCGATTGCTTCAGTTGAAGTGCATGAGTTTGGTGGTGTTCATCCTGCTGGTTTAGTTGGAACACATATTCATCATTTAGATCCAGTTTCAATGAGCAAACAGGTTTGGCATTTAGGTTACCAAGACGTCATTGCGTTTGGTAAGTTATTCCTAACAGGCGAAATCTTCACAGACCGCGTTGTTTCTTTAGCTGGTCCTTCTGTTAAAAATCCTCGTTTAATTAAAACTAGACTAGGTGTTTCTTTGGCTGAATTAGTGTCAGGTGAACTTGAAGACGGTGAAAACCGTATTATCTCAGGATCTGTTTTGTCTGGTACTACCGCTGCGGGCCCTCAAGCTTATCTAGGTCGTTATCATAACCAAGTCTCTGTTTTGGCTGAAGGCCGTGAAAAAGAGCTATTTGGTTGGATTGTTCCTGGTAGCAAAAAGTTCTCGGTAACGCGTACATTCTTATCGCATTTATCACCTAAGCGTTTGTTTAATATGACAACGTCTACAGGTGGTTCTAATCGTTCAATGGTGCCAATTGGTAACTATGAGCGTGTAATGCCGTTAGATATTTTACCGACTCTTTTATTACGTGATCTGATTTCTCGTGACTTAGATGGTGCTATTTCTCTAGGTGCGTTGGAATTAGATGAAGAAGATTTGGCGTTATGTACCTTCGTTTGTCCTGGTAAATACGAATATGGTCCTATCCTTCGTGACTGCCTGACAACAATTGAGAAGGAAGGTTAA
- the fabV gene encoding enoyl-ACP reductase FabV has product MVIKPKIRGFICTNAHPVGCAEHVKEQIDYVKAQGALENGPKNVLVIGASTGYGLASRITAAFGSQAKTLGIFFEKEGTETKTGSAGWYNSAAFHQAAEAEGLWAKSINGDAFSNEIKEKTIAAIQAEMGKIDLVIYSLASPRRTDPKTGEVYSSTLKPIGNSVTTKNLNTSKRLIDEISVEAANEDEIANTVKVMGGEDWELWLNALNDADVLAENFKTTAYTYIGKELTWPIYGHATIGKAKEDLDRAASAIKETTRALNGEAYVSSLNAVVTQASSAIPIMPLYISALFKVMKADGTYEGTIEQIHGLFNENLYGASPRLDADGHLFQNYKELEDDVQARIQTVWDSVTTETIDELTDYVGYHNEFLRLFGFGIDSVDYEADVATFTPIEHML; this is encoded by the coding sequence ATGGTAATTAAGCCTAAAATCCGTGGATTTATCTGCACCAACGCACACCCAGTAGGCTGTGCTGAACATGTAAAAGAACAAATTGACTATGTTAAAGCGCAAGGCGCGCTAGAAAATGGTCCAAAAAATGTGTTAGTGATCGGCGCTTCAACTGGTTATGGTTTAGCATCACGTATTACCGCTGCATTTGGTTCTCAAGCTAAAACGTTAGGTATCTTCTTTGAAAAAGAAGGCACAGAGACTAAAACGGGTTCAGCTGGTTGGTATAACTCAGCTGCTTTTCATCAAGCTGCTGAAGCGGAAGGTTTATGGGCTAAAAGTATCAATGGCGATGCTTTTTCAAATGAAATCAAAGAAAAAACGATCGCAGCCATTCAAGCTGAGATGGGTAAAATTGACTTAGTCATTTACAGCCTTGCATCGCCTCGTCGAACGGATCCTAAGACTGGAGAGGTCTATTCATCGACATTAAAACCGATTGGCAATTCAGTAACCACTAAGAATCTAAATACTTCAAAGCGCTTAATCGATGAAATCTCGGTAGAAGCGGCCAATGAAGATGAAATCGCTAATACTGTTAAAGTAATGGGCGGCGAAGATTGGGAGTTGTGGTTAAACGCGCTTAATGATGCAGATGTGTTGGCAGAAAACTTTAAAACAACCGCTTATACATACATAGGTAAAGAGTTGACTTGGCCTATTTATGGTCATGCAACCATTGGTAAAGCGAAAGAAGATTTAGATCGTGCCGCATCAGCAATTAAAGAGACGACTCGCGCATTAAATGGTGAAGCTTATGTATCATCACTCAACGCCGTCGTAACACAAGCAAGCTCTGCTATTCCTATTATGCCATTGTACATTTCAGCTTTGTTTAAAGTGATGAAAGCGGATGGAACGTATGAGGGAACAATTGAACAAATCCATGGTTTGTTTAATGAAAACCTTTATGGTGCTTCTCCTCGTTTGGATGCTGATGGTCATTTATTCCAAAACTACAAAGAGCTTGAAGATGATGTTCAAGCACGCATTCAAACAGTTTGGGACTCAGTGACGACAGAAACGATTGATGAACTAACAGACTATGTGGGTTATCACAATGAGTTTTTACGTTTATTCGGCTTTGGTATCGACTCGGTAGATTATGAGGCGGATGTCGCTACATTTACCCCAATTGAACACATGCTATAA
- a CDS encoding TRAP transporter substrate-binding protein, translating into MLRKIIPLCCVVFAVILGGCGDNSQRVNTSSTSTKNLPPVQTIEWKLVTSWPKNYPGLGTAPERFAKNVEAMSNGRLKIKVFGAGELVPGFEVFDTVSAGTAQMGHSAAYYWKGKIPAAQFFTAIPFGMNAQEVNGWLHHGGGLKLWQELYAPFNLIPAAGGNTGVQLAGWFKKEINAVDDLKGLKMRIPGLGGEVLKKLGGVPVSLTGGELFTALQTGAIDATEWVGPYNDLAFGLNKAAEYYYYSGWHEPGANLEFLINKTAFESLPSDLQAIVNAAMRVANTDMLDEYTARNNEALEQLKNKHNVDIRPLPPEVMLALKQAMSEVMEEQIANDAKMLEIWTAYNDFLQQVSQYHTISEKAYYLNRE; encoded by the coding sequence ATGCTTAGAAAAATAATCCCGTTATGTTGTGTCGTATTTGCAGTAATTTTGGGAGGCTGTGGTGATAATTCTCAGCGCGTCAATACATCATCAACATCAACCAAAAACCTCCCTCCGGTACAAACGATAGAATGGAAACTCGTTACCAGTTGGCCAAAAAATTATCCTGGACTTGGTACTGCGCCAGAGCGATTTGCAAAGAATGTCGAAGCTATGAGTAATGGCCGTCTAAAGATTAAAGTGTTTGGTGCGGGTGAGTTGGTCCCTGGATTTGAAGTTTTTGATACGGTATCAGCAGGTACTGCGCAAATGGGCCATAGCGCGGCCTATTATTGGAAGGGTAAAATTCCTGCTGCTCAATTTTTTACCGCTATTCCCTTTGGAATGAATGCACAAGAGGTCAATGGATGGCTTCATCATGGCGGTGGATTAAAATTATGGCAAGAGCTTTACGCGCCATTTAACTTAATTCCAGCCGCGGGCGGAAATACAGGGGTGCAATTAGCGGGCTGGTTTAAAAAAGAAATCAATGCTGTTGATGATCTTAAAGGATTAAAAATGCGCATTCCAGGCTTAGGTGGTGAAGTACTCAAAAAGCTGGGTGGTGTGCCTGTGTCGTTGACGGGTGGGGAGTTATTTACGGCTCTACAAACAGGCGCTATTGATGCTACAGAGTGGGTTGGGCCATACAATGATTTGGCATTTGGTTTAAATAAAGCTGCTGAATATTACTATTATTCGGGCTGGCACGAACCGGGTGCTAATTTAGAGTTTTTAATCAACAAAACTGCATTTGAGAGTTTGCCCAGTGATTTACAAGCGATTGTGAATGCGGCAATGCGGGTTGCAAACACTGATATGTTAGATGAATATACAGCTCGAAATAATGAAGCCCTTGAGCAATTAAAGAATAAACATAATGTTGATATCAGACCGCTACCACCAGAAGTCATGTTGGCACTTAAACAAGCAATGAGTGAAGTGATGGAAGAGCAAATTGCCAATGATGCAAAAATGCTCGAAATTTGGACTGCTTACAATGATTTTTTACAGCAAGTCTCGCAATATCATACAATTTCAGAAAAGGCGTACTACTTAAATCGAGAGTAA
- a CDS encoding TRAP transporter large permease encodes MDYLALYLFLAVCVVLLTGFPVAFALAGTSLAFAGIGVLLGHFDMAFLQALPNRLYGIMTNTTLLAVPLFVFMGLMLEKSKVAENLLDAMALLFGRTKAGMGISVALVGMLLAASTGIVGATVVTMGLLALPTMLKRGYSTQYSTGIIAATGTLGQIIPPSIALVLLGDVLSSSYQQAQLNMGIFSPDNISVGDLFAGAMIPGFILVLLYIGYSIGLAMLKPESVPSLTKDDIADIKQRRKVGPITALVPPLLLIGVVLGSILFGIATPTEASGVGAFGALVLALWQKQLTLTNLQYVTQGTLKVTAMVFMILIGAAVFSLVFRGFGGEELIVSLFEQLPGGVFSAVLVVMLVMFLLGFILDFIEITFVVVPIVAPILLMMGVDPIWLGIMIAVNLQTSFLTPPFGFALFYLRGVAPKTVLTSDIYKGVVPFVVIQLILLILMAMYPQLVTWLPNELYK; translated from the coding sequence ATGGATTATTTAGCGCTGTATTTATTTCTAGCTGTTTGTGTGGTTTTACTAACAGGATTTCCTGTCGCATTTGCGCTGGCTGGGACTTCATTAGCTTTTGCTGGCATTGGTGTGTTACTCGGGCACTTCGATATGGCCTTTTTGCAGGCTTTGCCAAATCGACTCTACGGCATCATGACAAATACCACATTATTGGCGGTTCCTTTGTTTGTATTTATGGGTTTAATGCTCGAAAAGTCTAAAGTAGCAGAAAACTTACTTGATGCGATGGCGCTTTTGTTTGGCCGTACTAAAGCTGGGATGGGAATTTCGGTTGCGCTTGTTGGCATGTTATTAGCTGCCAGCACAGGAATCGTTGGGGCCACTGTGGTCACTATGGGGTTGTTGGCTCTCCCCACTATGCTTAAGCGTGGTTACAGTACGCAATACAGCACTGGGATCATTGCTGCGACTGGTACTTTGGGGCAAATTATTCCACCTTCAATCGCATTAGTGCTTTTGGGTGATGTGCTTTCAAGTAGCTATCAACAAGCCCAGCTAAATATGGGGATTTTCAGCCCCGATAATATCTCTGTCGGTGATTTATTTGCAGGGGCAATGATCCCAGGGTTTATTTTAGTGCTGTTGTATATTGGTTACTCAATTGGTTTAGCAATGTTAAAACCTGAGAGTGTACCGAGTCTGACAAAAGACGATATCGCCGATATTAAGCAAAGAAGAAAAGTCGGGCCAATCACCGCATTGGTGCCGCCTCTGCTGTTAATTGGTGTGGTTTTAGGTTCAATTTTATTTGGCATTGCAACGCCAACAGAAGCATCTGGCGTGGGGGCCTTTGGTGCATTAGTACTGGCGCTTTGGCAAAAACAGCTTACTTTGACCAATCTACAGTATGTCACTCAAGGGACGTTAAAAGTCACCGCTATGGTGTTTATGATTTTGATCGGTGCGGCGGTTTTTTCGTTGGTATTTCGGGGTTTCGGTGGTGAGGAGCTGATTGTTTCATTGTTTGAGCAACTACCAGGCGGGGTTTTTTCTGCTGTACTTGTTGTGATGCTGGTGATGTTCTTGTTAGGGTTTATTCTCGACTTTATTGAAATTACATTTGTGGTTGTGCCCATCGTGGCACCTATTTTATTGATGATGGGAGTCGACCCAATTTGGTTGGGCATTATGATAGCTGTAAACCTGCAAACATCCTTTTTAACCCCTCCTTTTGGATTTGCATTGTTTTATTTGCGCGGCGTTGCTCCCAAAACTGTTCTCACGAGTGACATATACAAAGGGGTGGTCCCATTTGTTGTTATCCAGCTGATATTATTAATTTTAATGGCTATGTATCCGCAATTGGTTACATGGCTGCCTAATGAACTTTATAAGTAA
- a CDS encoding TRAP transporter small permease subunit: MRKTLLSVASYLDSFTERLGQCLAWSTCLMVLIMTSVVILRYVFNLGWIAMQESIIYIHASVFMLGCGYALKYNEHVRVDVLYRHLSQTKQAWVDCFGIVFLLIPTTVFILWSSYDYVLQSWQVKEGSIEAGGIPGVYLLKTLLFLFPVTLLLQAIAQLCRVLLTLMKSPDVDATKAEVQ, encoded by the coding sequence ATGCGAAAAACTCTTCTAAGTGTGGCGAGTTATCTTGATTCGTTCACTGAACGCCTTGGGCAATGTTTAGCTTGGAGTACCTGCTTAATGGTACTCATTATGACCTCAGTAGTTATTTTACGGTATGTATTTAATTTAGGTTGGATTGCTATGCAAGAATCCATCATCTACATCCATGCCTCGGTTTTTATGCTTGGGTGCGGTTATGCACTTAAATATAACGAACATGTCAGAGTTGACGTATTGTATCGTCACTTATCGCAAACAAAGCAAGCTTGGGTTGATTGTTTCGGTATTGTTTTTCTGTTAATTCCTACCACTGTATTTATTTTATGGTCAAGTTATGACTATGTGCTGCAGTCGTGGCAAGTCAAAGAAGGATCCATCGAAGCGGGTGGAATTCCAGGTGTCTATCTTTTAAAAACGTTGCTTTTCTTGTTTCCTGTTACTTTGCTACTGCAAGCGATAGCTCAGCTTTGTCGTGTCTTGCTGACGTTAATGAAATCCCCCGATGTTGATGCAACTAAAGCAGAGGTGCAGTAA
- a CDS encoding BolA/IbaG family iron-sulfur metabolism protein — MQMQIQIEEKLIAQFNCQHLEVINESHMHSAGLESHFKVIIVTEDFANQRLLQRHRAINTVLADELANHIHALALHTYTPHEWTDLYQQAPVSPNCLGGSKKVSAHL; from the coding sequence ATGCAAATGCAGATTCAAATAGAAGAAAAGTTGATAGCACAATTTAATTGCCAGCATTTAGAGGTCATCAACGAAAGTCATATGCACAGTGCAGGCTTAGAGTCTCACTTTAAAGTCATTATCGTGACGGAAGATTTTGCAAATCAGCGACTACTGCAACGCCATCGTGCAATCAATACTGTGTTAGCTGATGAACTGGCTAATCATATTCACGCATTAGCACTGCATACATACACACCTCATGAGTGGACAGATTTATATCAACAAGCACCGGTATCACCAAATTGTTTAGGTGGCTCTAAAAAAGTGAGTGCACACTTATAA
- a CDS encoding alpha-ketoglutarate-dependent dioxygenase AlkB family protein: MPLFNTKIKSLPNEFIYHQNTLSSQKSLALYQHLIDHCRWQQPQIQMFGKQIPIPRLQCYFGDPQASYQYSGLLMQPNPWPQALLGIKARLSLICDTPFNALLVNWYRTGQDSMGWHSDDEVELGINPTIASLSLGETRLFKIRNKKTKQVIDLPLSDGDCLIMQGSAQRDYQHSLPKQNKVLSGRLNLTFRYVMP; encoded by the coding sequence ATGCCTTTGTTCAACACCAAGATCAAATCCTTACCAAATGAGTTTATTTATCATCAAAACACCCTTAGCTCGCAAAAGTCATTGGCGCTATACCAGCATTTGATTGATCACTGTCGATGGCAACAGCCTCAAATCCAAATGTTTGGTAAGCAAATCCCAATCCCTCGATTGCAGTGTTATTTTGGTGATCCACAAGCCTCTTATCAATATTCTGGGTTATTGATGCAACCTAACCCTTGGCCACAAGCTTTACTGGGGATCAAAGCGCGCCTGAGCTTGATTTGTGACACACCTTTTAATGCGCTGCTCGTTAATTGGTATCGTACGGGTCAAGATAGTATGGGCTGGCATAGTGATGATGAAGTTGAGCTCGGCATCAACCCAACAATCGCGTCGTTATCATTAGGTGAAACTCGGCTATTTAAGATTAGAAATAAAAAGACAAAACAAGTCATAGACTTACCTTTGTCTGATGGTGATTGCTTGATTATGCAAGGCAGCGCACAGCGAGACTATCAGCATAGTTTACCTAAACAAAACAAAGTGTTATCAGGGCGCTTGAATCTAACCTTTCGGTATGTGATGCCATAA